A window of the Branchiostoma floridae strain S238N-H82 chromosome 12, Bfl_VNyyK, whole genome shotgun sequence genome harbors these coding sequences:
- the LOC118427587 gene encoding uncharacterized protein LOC118427587 isoform X3, whose product MAGQRSILSAEALSRCADLGRRISQQHRKRRYPWQPGLEFDWLPSVLEEKLKDGSSCMGSHQSLAFEHSKEQDSSKKAALQTSQNSKDKMPREVELDKLSQEADNEVPNFRIDDKVFDGNGEKSIEPDIQKGDHFDGKTTEGESTSPNFAAVPPPPDIQVQDDVELVGESSSKEPHTCNKELISKEISDVLTELHQRWTQGEQVEFGPEYQFFTSCSPRQMESACCELLKLGLSEVAMCGACHFMAQVTPPPSHTNCCVFIRQCLLPQLPDTENESASRMLSAAMVEFARKYPRPFVETAVMPLLTRMGEGSWLWDVLKRLVTEPDTQQQDLVSILQVLYGAETWSESTVALLQTVVNQKPPLDTTSLSDLTTATQGQAEKLNSNLKFTKLVLAIIKTYGKDMSQDDVRRLTMVLDCNQTFLKRAASAALKRVTK is encoded by the exons ATGGCGG GGCAAAGGAGTATCCTGAGTGCTGAAGCCCTGAGCAGGTGTGCAGACTTGGGCAGGAGGATCTCTCAACAACACAGGAAGAGGCGGTATCCATGGCAACCAGGCTTGGAATTTGATTGGCTACCGTCTGTGTTGGAGGAAAAGTTGAAAGATGGAAG CAGTTGCATGGGTTCACACCAGAGTTTGGCATTTGAACACTCCAAGGAGCAAGATTCATCAAAGAAGGCAGCTCTACAAACTTCACAAAACTCCAAAGATAAAATGCCAAGAGAAGTTGAACTTGACAAGTTAAGTCAAGAAGCAGACAATGAAGTGCCAAATTTTAGGATAGATGACAAAGTTTTTGATGGAAATGGAGAAAAGAGTATTGAACCAGACATTCAAAAGGGCGACCATTTTGATGGGAAGACCACAGAAGGAGAAAGTACATCACCaaattttgctgcagtaccacctCCACCAGACATACAAGTTCAAGATGACGTTGAGTTGGTTGGAGAGTCATCTTCCAAGgaaccacatacatgtaacaaggaGTTGATTTCTAAGGAGATAAGTGATGTCTTAACCGAGTTGCACCAAAGATGGACTCAAGGAGAACAG GTTGAGTTTGGACCAGAGTACCAGTTCTTTACAAGCTGTTCACCACGGCAGATGGAGAGTGCCTGTTGTGAGCTTCTTAAACTTGGGCTGTCTGAAGTTGCCATGTGCGGCGCCTGTCATTTCATGGCACAAGTGACACCACCTCCCAGCCATACCAACTGCTGTGTTTTTATCAGGCAGTGTCTTCTACCTCAGCTTCCTGACACAGAGAATGAGTCTGCATCAAGGATGTTGTCGGCAGCTATGGTGGAGTTTGcaag GAAGTACCCACGACCGTTTGTTGAGACTGCTGTGATGCCCCTGCTGACCAGGATGGGAGAGGGCAGCTGGCTGTGGGACGTCCTGAAAAGGCTGGTTACTGAACCAGACACACAACAACAG GATCTTGTATCCATTCTCCAAGTGCTGTATGGAGCTGAGACTTGGTCTGAGTCCACAGTAGCCTTACTGCAGACAGTTGTTAACCAGAAGCCTCCACTGGACACCACTTCACTGTCTGATCTCACCACAGCGACTCAGGGGCAGGCAGAGAAGTTGAACTCTAATCTGAAGTTCACAAAGCTGGTACTGGCTATAATTAAGACATATGGGAAGGATATGTCTCAAGATGATGTACGGAGGTTGACTATGGTCCTGGACTGTAACCAAACTTTCCTGAAGAGAGCAGCTTCTGCAGCTCTCAAAAGAGTTACAAAATAA
- the LOC118427587 gene encoding uncharacterized protein LOC118427587 isoform X1 has translation MTDIKQRQRSILSAEALSRCADLGRRISQQHRKRRYPWQPGLEFDWLPSVLEEKLKDGSSCMGSHQSLAFEHSKEQDSSKKAALQTSQNSKDKMPREVELDKLSQEADNEVPNFRIDDKVFDGNGEKSIEPDIQKGDHFDGKTTEGESTSPNFAAVPPPPDIQVQDDVELVGESSSKEPHTCNKELISKEISDVLTELHQRWTQGEQVEFGPEYQFFTSCSPRQMESACCELLKLGLSEVAMCGACHFMAQVTPPPSHTNCCVFIRQCLLPQLPDTENESASRMLSAAMVEFARKYPRPFVETAVMPLLTRMGEGSWLWDVLKRLVTEPDTQQQDLVSILQVLYGAETWSESTVALLQTVVNQKPPLDTTSLSDLTTATQGQAEKLNSNLKFTKLVLAIIKTYGKDMSQDDVRRLTMVLDCNQTFLKRAASAALKRVTK, from the exons ATGACAGACATTAAGCAAC GGCAAAGGAGTATCCTGAGTGCTGAAGCCCTGAGCAGGTGTGCAGACTTGGGCAGGAGGATCTCTCAACAACACAGGAAGAGGCGGTATCCATGGCAACCAGGCTTGGAATTTGATTGGCTACCGTCTGTGTTGGAGGAAAAGTTGAAAGATGGAAG CAGTTGCATGGGTTCACACCAGAGTTTGGCATTTGAACACTCCAAGGAGCAAGATTCATCAAAGAAGGCAGCTCTACAAACTTCACAAAACTCCAAAGATAAAATGCCAAGAGAAGTTGAACTTGACAAGTTAAGTCAAGAAGCAGACAATGAAGTGCCAAATTTTAGGATAGATGACAAAGTTTTTGATGGAAATGGAGAAAAGAGTATTGAACCAGACATTCAAAAGGGCGACCATTTTGATGGGAAGACCACAGAAGGAGAAAGTACATCACCaaattttgctgcagtaccacctCCACCAGACATACAAGTTCAAGATGACGTTGAGTTGGTTGGAGAGTCATCTTCCAAGgaaccacatacatgtaacaaggaGTTGATTTCTAAGGAGATAAGTGATGTCTTAACCGAGTTGCACCAAAGATGGACTCAAGGAGAACAG GTTGAGTTTGGACCAGAGTACCAGTTCTTTACAAGCTGTTCACCACGGCAGATGGAGAGTGCCTGTTGTGAGCTTCTTAAACTTGGGCTGTCTGAAGTTGCCATGTGCGGCGCCTGTCATTTCATGGCACAAGTGACACCACCTCCCAGCCATACCAACTGCTGTGTTTTTATCAGGCAGTGTCTTCTACCTCAGCTTCCTGACACAGAGAATGAGTCTGCATCAAGGATGTTGTCGGCAGCTATGGTGGAGTTTGcaag GAAGTACCCACGACCGTTTGTTGAGACTGCTGTGATGCCCCTGCTGACCAGGATGGGAGAGGGCAGCTGGCTGTGGGACGTCCTGAAAAGGCTGGTTACTGAACCAGACACACAACAACAG GATCTTGTATCCATTCTCCAAGTGCTGTATGGAGCTGAGACTTGGTCTGAGTCCACAGTAGCCTTACTGCAGACAGTTGTTAACCAGAAGCCTCCACTGGACACCACTTCACTGTCTGATCTCACCACAGCGACTCAGGGGCAGGCAGAGAAGTTGAACTCTAATCTGAAGTTCACAAAGCTGGTACTGGCTATAATTAAGACATATGGGAAGGATATGTCTCAAGATGATGTACGGAGGTTGACTATGGTCCTGGACTGTAACCAAACTTTCCTGAAGAGAGCAGCTTCTGCAGCTCTCAAAAGAGTTACAAAATAA
- the LOC118427587 gene encoding uncharacterized protein LOC118427587 isoform X2 yields MTDIKQRQRSILSAEALSRCADLGRRISQQHRKRRYPWQPGLEFDWLPSVLEEKLKDGSCMGSHQSLAFEHSKEQDSSKKAALQTSQNSKDKMPREVELDKLSQEADNEVPNFRIDDKVFDGNGEKSIEPDIQKGDHFDGKTTEGESTSPNFAAVPPPPDIQVQDDVELVGESSSKEPHTCNKELISKEISDVLTELHQRWTQGEQVEFGPEYQFFTSCSPRQMESACCELLKLGLSEVAMCGACHFMAQVTPPPSHTNCCVFIRQCLLPQLPDTENESASRMLSAAMVEFARKYPRPFVETAVMPLLTRMGEGSWLWDVLKRLVTEPDTQQQDLVSILQVLYGAETWSESTVALLQTVVNQKPPLDTTSLSDLTTATQGQAEKLNSNLKFTKLVLAIIKTYGKDMSQDDVRRLTMVLDCNQTFLKRAASAALKRVTK; encoded by the exons ATGACAGACATTAAGCAAC GGCAAAGGAGTATCCTGAGTGCTGAAGCCCTGAGCAGGTGTGCAGACTTGGGCAGGAGGATCTCTCAACAACACAGGAAGAGGCGGTATCCATGGCAACCAGGCTTGGAATTTGATTGGCTACCGTCTGTGTTGGAGGAAAAGTTGAAAGATGGAAG TTGCATGGGTTCACACCAGAGTTTGGCATTTGAACACTCCAAGGAGCAAGATTCATCAAAGAAGGCAGCTCTACAAACTTCACAAAACTCCAAAGATAAAATGCCAAGAGAAGTTGAACTTGACAAGTTAAGTCAAGAAGCAGACAATGAAGTGCCAAATTTTAGGATAGATGACAAAGTTTTTGATGGAAATGGAGAAAAGAGTATTGAACCAGACATTCAAAAGGGCGACCATTTTGATGGGAAGACCACAGAAGGAGAAAGTACATCACCaaattttgctgcagtaccacctCCACCAGACATACAAGTTCAAGATGACGTTGAGTTGGTTGGAGAGTCATCTTCCAAGgaaccacatacatgtaacaaggaGTTGATTTCTAAGGAGATAAGTGATGTCTTAACCGAGTTGCACCAAAGATGGACTCAAGGAGAACAG GTTGAGTTTGGACCAGAGTACCAGTTCTTTACAAGCTGTTCACCACGGCAGATGGAGAGTGCCTGTTGTGAGCTTCTTAAACTTGGGCTGTCTGAAGTTGCCATGTGCGGCGCCTGTCATTTCATGGCACAAGTGACACCACCTCCCAGCCATACCAACTGCTGTGTTTTTATCAGGCAGTGTCTTCTACCTCAGCTTCCTGACACAGAGAATGAGTCTGCATCAAGGATGTTGTCGGCAGCTATGGTGGAGTTTGcaag GAAGTACCCACGACCGTTTGTTGAGACTGCTGTGATGCCCCTGCTGACCAGGATGGGAGAGGGCAGCTGGCTGTGGGACGTCCTGAAAAGGCTGGTTACTGAACCAGACACACAACAACAG GATCTTGTATCCATTCTCCAAGTGCTGTATGGAGCTGAGACTTGGTCTGAGTCCACAGTAGCCTTACTGCAGACAGTTGTTAACCAGAAGCCTCCACTGGACACCACTTCACTGTCTGATCTCACCACAGCGACTCAGGGGCAGGCAGAGAAGTTGAACTCTAATCTGAAGTTCACAAAGCTGGTACTGGCTATAATTAAGACATATGGGAAGGATATGTCTCAAGATGATGTACGGAGGTTGACTATGGTCCTGGACTGTAACCAAACTTTCCTGAAGAGAGCAGCTTCTGCAGCTCTCAAAAGAGTTACAAAATAA
- the LOC118427587 gene encoding uncharacterized protein LOC118427587 isoform X4 produces the protein MGSHQSLAFEHSKEQDSSKKAALQTSQNSKDKMPREVELDKLSQEADNEVPNFRIDDKVFDGNGEKSIEPDIQKGDHFDGKTTEGESTSPNFAAVPPPPDIQVQDDVELVGESSSKEPHTCNKELISKEISDVLTELHQRWTQGEQVEFGPEYQFFTSCSPRQMESACCELLKLGLSEVAMCGACHFMAQVTPPPSHTNCCVFIRQCLLPQLPDTENESASRMLSAAMVEFARKYPRPFVETAVMPLLTRMGEGSWLWDVLKRLVTEPDTQQQDLVSILQVLYGAETWSESTVALLQTVVNQKPPLDTTSLSDLTTATQGQAEKLNSNLKFTKLVLAIIKTYGKDMSQDDVRRLTMVLDCNQTFLKRAASAALKRVTK, from the exons ATGGGTTCACACCAGAGTTTGGCATTTGAACACTCCAAGGAGCAAGATTCATCAAAGAAGGCAGCTCTACAAACTTCACAAAACTCCAAAGATAAAATGCCAAGAGAAGTTGAACTTGACAAGTTAAGTCAAGAAGCAGACAATGAAGTGCCAAATTTTAGGATAGATGACAAAGTTTTTGATGGAAATGGAGAAAAGAGTATTGAACCAGACATTCAAAAGGGCGACCATTTTGATGGGAAGACCACAGAAGGAGAAAGTACATCACCaaattttgctgcagtaccacctCCACCAGACATACAAGTTCAAGATGACGTTGAGTTGGTTGGAGAGTCATCTTCCAAGgaaccacatacatgtaacaaggaGTTGATTTCTAAGGAGATAAGTGATGTCTTAACCGAGTTGCACCAAAGATGGACTCAAGGAGAACAG GTTGAGTTTGGACCAGAGTACCAGTTCTTTACAAGCTGTTCACCACGGCAGATGGAGAGTGCCTGTTGTGAGCTTCTTAAACTTGGGCTGTCTGAAGTTGCCATGTGCGGCGCCTGTCATTTCATGGCACAAGTGACACCACCTCCCAGCCATACCAACTGCTGTGTTTTTATCAGGCAGTGTCTTCTACCTCAGCTTCCTGACACAGAGAATGAGTCTGCATCAAGGATGTTGTCGGCAGCTATGGTGGAGTTTGcaag GAAGTACCCACGACCGTTTGTTGAGACTGCTGTGATGCCCCTGCTGACCAGGATGGGAGAGGGCAGCTGGCTGTGGGACGTCCTGAAAAGGCTGGTTACTGAACCAGACACACAACAACAG GATCTTGTATCCATTCTCCAAGTGCTGTATGGAGCTGAGACTTGGTCTGAGTCCACAGTAGCCTTACTGCAGACAGTTGTTAACCAGAAGCCTCCACTGGACACCACTTCACTGTCTGATCTCACCACAGCGACTCAGGGGCAGGCAGAGAAGTTGAACTCTAATCTGAAGTTCACAAAGCTGGTACTGGCTATAATTAAGACATATGGGAAGGATATGTCTCAAGATGATGTACGGAGGTTGACTATGGTCCTGGACTGTAACCAAACTTTCCTGAAGAGAGCAGCTTCTGCAGCTCTCAAAAGAGTTACAAAATAA